A stretch of the Clostridium botulinum genome encodes the following:
- a CDS encoding N-acetylglucosamine kinase, whose translation MYYLGIDGGGTKTAFVLINEEGKILGEIEKSTCHHMQVGFDGFKNIIQQGIEEICNMVNINNTDIEYTFLGIPGYGEVDKDDMDIEEILKGIFNQNKFTVGNDVVAGWAGSLACREGINLVAGTGSIAYGVNEKNESARSGGWGYFCGDEGSAYWIAKKGIEIFTKEADGRLEKGQIYNVFKEELNLKRDFDLISLIHEDYKLARTKIAKLALLVARAAELGDKKALDIYKEAANEFYLMIKAVIGKLEYNNTIVISYSGGVFKAGDSVLIPLKQKLKDFNCDIRRPLLTPVVGSALYAYKLAGNEITDEIVENLKKI comes from the coding sequence ATGTATTATTTGGGGATTGATGGAGGCGGTACAAAAACTGCATTCGTTTTAATTAATGAGGAAGGTAAGATACTAGGGGAAATAGAAAAGAGTACATGCCATCATATGCAAGTAGGATTCGATGGATTTAAAAATATCATACAGCAGGGTATTGAAGAAATTTGCAATATGGTTAATATAAATAATACAGATATAGAATATACATTTCTAGGTATCCCAGGATATGGCGAAGTAGATAAGGATGATATGGATATAGAAGAAATTCTTAAGGGGATTTTTAATCAAAATAAATTTACTGTAGGAAATGATGTTGTAGCTGGATGGGCAGGTAGTCTTGCTTGTAGAGAAGGAATTAACCTTGTAGCAGGAACTGGTAGTATAGCTTATGGAGTGAATGAGAAAAACGAATCAGCTAGATCCGGTGGGTGGGGTTATTTCTGTGGAGATGAAGGATCTGCTTATTGGATAGCTAAAAAAGGAATTGAGATATTCACAAAAGAAGCAGATGGTAGATTAGAAAAGGGACAAATTTATAATGTGTTTAAAGAAGAATTAAATTTAAAAAGAGACTTTGATTTGATTTCTCTTATACATGAAGATTATAAACTTGCTAGAACTAAAATTGCAAAATTAGCTTTATTAGTTGCAAGGGCTGCTGAACTTGGAGATAAAAAAGCACTTGATATTTATAAAGAAGCAGCAAATGAATTTTATTTAATGATAAAAGCTGTTATAGGTAAATTAGAGTATAACAATACCATAGTAATTTCATATAGTGGTGGTGTTTTCAAGGCAGGAGACAGTGTTTTAATTCCCCTAAAACAAAAATTAAAAGATTTTAATTGTGACATAAGGCGTCCTCTTTTAACTCCTGTTGTTGGATCTGCTCTTTATGCATATAAATTAGCAGGAAATGAAATTACAGATGAAATAGTAGAAAATCTTAAGAAGATTTGA
- a CDS encoding anaerobic sulfatase maturase, producing MKSLSMLIKPASSNCNLKCTYCFYYDICTHRTVKSFGMMKVSLLETIVKKAFNEAEVSCTFAFQGGEPTLVGIKFFKSLITFVKKYNKNNINVFYAIQTNGTTINEDWAKFFKEHNFLVGVSLDGTKEIHDQYRLDDCGKGSFNKIITNINLLNKYNVQYNILSVVHKNTSRHISKIYKFFKKQDFRYLQFIPCLDPINDSRGNYPYSLNAKDYEIFLNKLFDLWFDDFIKGRFISIRYFDDLLSILLGNNPGSCCMNGFCSCEFIIEADGSVYPCDFYVLDKYKLGLIEENSFTELFNSKITEDFIKSSCNHSSECNNCKWYPLCRSGCRRNKEPNFPNNINDNIFCSSFKGFFEKNIDRLTYAAKLIMKNNSKL from the coding sequence ATGAAATCATTATCTATGCTAATAAAACCCGCATCTAGTAATTGTAACTTAAAATGTACATACTGCTTTTATTATGATATATGCACTCATAGAACTGTTAAATCTTTCGGAATGATGAAAGTTTCTTTATTAGAAACTATAGTAAAAAAAGCCTTTAATGAAGCTGAGGTTAGTTGTACCTTTGCATTTCAGGGAGGAGAACCAACACTTGTTGGAATTAAATTTTTTAAATCTCTAATTACATTCGTTAAAAAATATAATAAAAATAATATAAACGTATTTTACGCTATTCAAACAAATGGAACTACTATTAACGAAGATTGGGCTAAATTTTTTAAAGAACATAATTTTCTTGTTGGGGTTTCCTTAGATGGCACAAAAGAAATTCATGACCAATATAGATTAGATGATTGTGGTAAGGGCTCATTTAATAAAATCATCACTAATATAAACCTACTAAATAAATATAATGTTCAATATAATATACTTAGTGTCGTCCATAAAAATACTTCAAGACATATATCTAAAATATATAAATTTTTTAAGAAACAAGATTTTAGATATCTACAATTTATACCTTGTCTTGATCCGATAAATGATTCTCGTGGAAATTATCCTTATTCTCTTAATGCTAAAGATTATGAGATATTTTTAAATAAATTATTTGATTTATGGTTTGATGATTTTATAAAAGGTAGATTTATAAGTATACGATATTTTGATGATCTTTTATCAATTCTTTTGGGTAATAATCCTGGTTCTTGTTGTATGAATGGATTTTGCTCTTGCGAATTTATAATAGAAGCTGATGGTAGTGTATACCCTTGTGATTTTTATGTACTCGATAAATATAAACTAGGCCTTATTGAAGAAAATAGCTTTACGGAACTATTTAATTCTAAAATAACTGAAGATTTTATAAAATCTTCTTGTAATCATAGTTCAGAATGTAATAACTGTAAATGGTATCCTCTTTGTAGAAGTGGATGTCGAAGAAATAAAGAACCCAATTTTCCAAATAACATTAATGACAATATATTTTGCTCTTCATTTAAAGGATTCTTTGAAAAAAATATAGACAGACTAACTTACGCTGCAAAACTAATAATGAAAAATAACTCTAAATTATAA
- a CDS encoding DUF202 domain-containing protein, which yields MIKDKEKKVFNFKKDELILRDLLATDRTILANERTFLSYLRTFLSLLIAGCTLIKIPKSMLLHVTGYILIVIGTVIGIHGIKTFIKIDRNLKNIKYISDEYEIK from the coding sequence TTGATTAAAGATAAAGAAAAGAAAGTTTTTAATTTTAAAAAAGATGAATTAATCCTTAGAGATCTTTTAGCAACAGATAGGACAATTCTTGCTAACGAAAGAACTTTTTTATCCTATTTGAGAACATTTTTAAGCCTACTTATTGCTGGATGTACTTTAATTAAAATCCCTAAAAGTATGCTTCTTCATGTTACAGGATATATATTAATTGTTATAGGAACTGTTATAGGTATCCATGGCATAAAAACATTTATTAAAATAGATCGTAATTTAAAAAATATAAAATACATATCTGATGAATACGAAATAAAATAA
- a CDS encoding GntR family transcriptional regulator has protein sequence MLGINKKSCVPLYYQLMNIILEKIELGVLQEHDKLPSERELCEKYDISRSTVRQTLQELENNGYVYREHGKGTFVSSQAVKQDLLKFYSFTEEMKKIGKVPKSNVIDFDIIKATENLVEKLKCSINDEVYKIVRLRLADENPMMYETTYLPLKRFPELTKEQLEYNSMYDVFKKKYNVHFTKAEETFRPVHMRNHEAKLLKADAKIPSMMIERYTFEQSTIIEYTVGIARGDRFEYRVVLEK, from the coding sequence ATGTTGGGAATAAATAAAAAAAGCTGTGTACCATTGTATTATCAGCTAATGAATATAATACTTGAGAAAATTGAACTTGGAGTTTTACAAGAGCATGATAAGCTTCCTTCAGAAAGGGAATTATGTGAAAAATATGATATTAGTCGTTCAACAGTAAGACAAACCTTGCAGGAACTCGAAAATAATGGATATGTTTATAGAGAACATGGGAAAGGTACTTTCGTTTCTTCACAAGCAGTAAAACAAGATTTGCTTAAATTTTATAGTTTTACTGAGGAAATGAAGAAAATAGGAAAGGTACCAAAGTCTAATGTTATAGATTTTGATATTATAAAAGCTACTGAAAATCTTGTTGAAAAGTTAAAATGTAGTATTAATGATGAGGTATACAAAATAGTAAGGTTAAGACTTGCTGATGAAAATCCTATGATGTATGAAACAACGTATCTTCCTTTAAAAAGATTTCCAGAGCTTACAAAGGAACAACTAGAATATAATTCTATGTATGATGTTTTTAAGAAAAAATATAATGTTCATTTTACAAAGGCAGAGGAAACGTTCAGACCAGTCCATATGAGAAATCATGAAGCAAAGTTGCTAAAAGCTGATGCAAAAATTCCAAGTATGATGATTGAAAGATATACATTTGAACAAAGTACTATTATTGAATACACTGTAGGTATTGCAAGAGGAGATAGATTTGAATACCGAGTAGTACTAGAAAAATAA
- a CDS encoding SIS domain-containing protein produces the protein MNNLLGYNEEYLKERNGYITAKEICNQPKLWKKTYEIISSQKEKLKDFIDNFVKKPNAKVVITGAGSSAFVGNSVVSYLDSKEDVKIEAIATTDIVSHPQYYFKKDQPTLLISCARSGNSPESTAAVTLAEKLVDDIYHLVITCNPEGKLALHAKRNDENFLLLMPEQSNDKGFAMTGSFSTMLLSCLLVFNIDELDVIGKQIEIISKQGKKVLSDNVDLMKNIVREKFKRTVYLGAANSFGLAKESALKVLELTAGKIATLYDTPLGFRHGPKSIINDETLIIIFFSNDTYARAYEYDLLKELHSQNGNHKVLAMSDYDDETIKNNCDYFININKEEQEYLDDSFLVFDYLLNAQMYAFINSMELGIGPDNPCPTGEVNRVVKGVIIHDYK, from the coding sequence GTGAATAATTTATTAGGTTATAACGAGGAGTATTTAAAAGAAAGAAATGGTTATATAACAGCTAAAGAGATTTGTAATCAACCTAAACTATGGAAGAAAACTTATGAAATTATTTCAAGTCAGAAAGAAAAGTTAAAGGATTTCATAGATAATTTTGTAAAGAAACCAAATGCGAAAGTAGTTATTACAGGAGCAGGTAGCTCAGCGTTTGTAGGAAATAGTGTAGTTAGTTATTTAGATTCAAAGGAGGATGTAAAAATTGAAGCTATAGCTACTACAGATATAGTTTCACATCCACAATATTATTTTAAAAAGGATCAACCTACTTTATTGATTTCATGTGCACGTTCAGGAAATAGTCCAGAAAGTACAGCAGCTGTAACACTTGCAGAAAAACTTGTAGATGATATATATCATTTAGTTATTACATGTAATCCAGAAGGCAAACTTGCATTACATGCAAAAAGAAATGATGAGAATTTCTTATTATTAATGCCGGAGCAATCTAATGATAAAGGATTTGCCATGACAGGAAGTTTTAGTACTATGCTACTTTCTTGCTTGTTAGTTTTTAATATTGATGAATTAGATGTTATAGGAAAACAAATTGAAATTATAAGTAAACAAGGAAAAAAAGTTTTAAGTGATAATGTAGATTTAATGAAAAATATAGTTAGGGAAAAGTTCAAGAGAACTGTCTATCTTGGAGCTGCAAATTCATTTGGACTCGCAAAGGAATCAGCACTAAAGGTTTTAGAACTTACAGCTGGAAAAATTGCTACTTTATATGATACACCACTTGGATTCAGACATGGTCCAAAATCAATTATCAATGATGAAACACTTATAATAATATTTTTTTCAAATGATACTTATGCAAGAGCATATGAATATGACTTATTAAAAGAACTACATTCTCAAAATGGAAACCATAAAGTACTTGCAATGTCGGATTATGATGATGAAACAATTAAGAATAATTGTGATTACTTCATAAATATAAATAAAGAAGAACAAGAGTATTTAGATGATAGTTTCTTAGTTTTTGATTATTTACTAAATGCTCAAATGTATGCATTTATAAATTCTATGGAACTTGGAATTGGACCAGATAATCCATGTCCAACAGGTGAAGTAAATAGGGTTGTTAAAGGTGTAATTATTCATGATTATAAATAG
- the nagA gene encoding N-acetylglucosamine-6-phosphate deacetylase, whose product MGYVLKCKEIFLENEIKKNSCILIEDGLIKEIQDDIKCKSSIDLRDYTLIPGLIDIHSHGAMGFDTMDASYEAINEVSKYLAKNGVTSFLPTTITAPMDKIENAVENVADVMKKGVEGAEILGTYLEGPYLTEEHNGAHPIELMRELSIDELKNILKVSKNTIKVVTMAPEKKGAKESIEFLRRQSVRVSIGHTNATYEETMDAIEAGASIGVHTFNGMRGIHHREPGVVGAIMKHQDVVGELIADTIHVNPVIMEILYKVKGLDGICLISDCMRAGGLSDGKYMLGELEVTVRNGIARTDSGSLAGSTLKLINGVKNIMNATSIQFNKALQMATRTPAKALGMYDDIGSIKVGKKANLVALDKNYNVKMTIVNGKIIFKNID is encoded by the coding sequence ATGGGATATGTGCTCAAATGTAAGGAAATATTTTTAGAAAATGAGATAAAGAAAAATTCTTGTATATTAATAGAAGATGGATTAATTAAAGAGATACAAGATGATATTAAATGTAAATCTAGTATAGATTTAAGGGATTATACTCTAATACCTGGACTTATAGATATACATTCTCATGGAGCAATGGGATTCGATACAATGGATGCGTCATATGAAGCTATCAATGAAGTATCTAAATATTTAGCTAAAAATGGAGTAACGTCTTTTCTTCCTACTACAATAACAGCACCTATGGACAAGATAGAAAATGCTGTTGAAAATGTAGCAGATGTTATGAAAAAGGGAGTAGAAGGTGCTGAAATTTTAGGAACATATTTAGAAGGACCATATTTAACTGAAGAACATAATGGAGCTCATCCAATAGAATTAATGAGAGAGTTAAGTATAGATGAATTAAAAAATATTTTAAAAGTTTCAAAAAATACAATAAAAGTCGTAACAATGGCTCCAGAGAAAAAAGGAGCTAAAGAAAGTATTGAATTTTTAAGAAGGCAAAGTGTAAGGGTTTCGATAGGACATACTAATGCTACTTATGAAGAAACAATGGATGCAATTGAAGCTGGAGCTTCAATTGGAGTTCATACTTTTAATGGGATGAGAGGAATTCATCATAGAGAACCAGGAGTTGTAGGAGCAATAATGAAGCATCAAGATGTTGTTGGAGAGTTAATTGCAGACACAATTCATGTAAATCCAGTTATTATGGAGATATTATACAAAGTAAAAGGACTTGATGGAATTTGTCTTATTAGTGATTGTATGAGAGCAGGAGGTTTATCTGATGGCAAATATATGTTAGGTGAACTTGAAGTAACAGTTCGTAATGGAATCGCAAGGACTGATTCTGGCTCTTTAGCAGGAAGTACATTAAAGCTTATTAATGGAGTAAAAAATATTATGAATGCTACAAGTATTCAATTTAATAAAGCACTTCAAATGGCTACACGTACTCCAGCAAAAGCATTAGGAATGTATGATGATATAGGAAGTATTAAAGTAGGTAAAAAAGCTAATTTAGTAGCATTAGATAAAAATTATAATGTAAAAATGACAATAGTTAATGGGAAAATCATATTTAAAAATATAGACTAA
- a CDS encoding tagatose bisphosphate family class II aldolase: MFIVSTKQMILDAQKGKYAIPAFNIHNLETIQVVVETANEMKSPVILAATPGTINFAKKDYLLSIIATAANNSEVPIAFHLDHHKDFNMIKEAIDLGCKSVMIDASDLPYEENIKKVQEVVKYAHKFDVSVEAELGNLVGQEDDLIVEDGKSQLTDPNMAKDFAERTGIDTLAVAIGTAHGVYKSEPKLDYERLKAIREVVDIPLVLHGASGVPAESVKKCIELGICKVNIATELKIPFSNAMKEYFKEHPEANDPRKYFMPAKAAMKKVVEDKIRMCNSFNRA; the protein is encoded by the coding sequence ATGTTTATTGTATCAACTAAGCAAATGATTTTAGATGCACAAAAAGGAAAATATGCAATACCAGCGTTCAATATACACAACCTAGAAACTATACAAGTTGTTGTTGAAACTGCTAATGAAATGAAATCACCAGTTATCTTAGCAGCTACACCTGGAACAATTAATTTTGCAAAGAAAGATTATTTATTAAGTATTATAGCTACAGCTGCAAATAATTCAGAGGTGCCAATAGCATTCCATTTAGATCACCATAAAGATTTTAATATGATAAAAGAAGCTATAGATTTAGGGTGTAAATCAGTTATGATAGATGCTTCAGATTTGCCTTATGAAGAAAATATAAAAAAGGTACAAGAAGTAGTGAAATATGCTCATAAGTTTGATGTATCAGTAGAAGCTGAACTTGGAAATTTAGTAGGACAAGAAGACGACTTAATTGTAGAAGATGGAAAGTCTCAATTAACAGATCCTAACATGGCAAAAGATTTTGCAGAAAGAACAGGAATAGATACTTTAGCAGTAGCAATTGGAACTGCACATGGTGTTTATAAGTCTGAACCAAAATTAGATTATGAAAGACTAAAAGCAATTAGAGAAGTTGTTGATATACCATTAGTTTTACATGGTGCAAGTGGAGTTCCAGCTGAAAGTGTTAAAAAGTGCATTGAACTTGGTATATGCAAAGTAAATATAGCTACAGAGCTAAAAATACCATTTTCAAATGCTATGAAAGAATATTTTAAAGAGCATCCAGAGGCCAATGATCCAAGAAAATACTTCATGCCAGCAAAAGCAGCTATGAAAAAAGTTGTAGAGGATAAAATACGCATGTGTAATAGCTTTAATAGAGCGTAG
- the pfkB gene encoding 1-phosphofructokinase — protein MIGIITLNPSVDRRYMIDNFSSDFVHRCEDYSFTAGGKGLNVARVANQLKEKAICLGFLGGFSGKFIENKLNELDINNQFTWIEEETRTCLSLIAKDENQVEVLEKGPTIGEEEIISFKTEFKKLLDKVDLIVASGSIPKGIKKDFYNELIMLANEKSVKFIFDASGETLVEGIKAKPYLIKPNREELETITKKKIETIDDIINASRELMSLGAKNVAVSLGSKGMLFVSKNDIYKVKVPKITAVNAVGSGDSTVAGFATGISRNYELIKTLKLANACGVSNTLEKETGVINEEKINDIMDSISIEKLF, from the coding sequence ATGATAGGAATTATTACTTTAAATCCGTCTGTTGATAGAAGATATATGATAGATAATTTTAGTTCTGATTTTGTTCATAGATGTGAAGATTATTCTTTTACAGCTGGTGGAAAAGGACTAAATGTAGCTCGTGTAGCTAATCAATTAAAAGAAAAAGCTATATGTTTAGGATTTTTAGGTGGATTTTCTGGAAAGTTCATTGAAAATAAATTAAATGAATTAGATATAAATAATCAGTTTACTTGGATAGAGGAGGAAACTAGAACTTGTCTAAGTTTAATAGCAAAAGATGAAAATCAAGTTGAAGTATTAGAAAAAGGACCCACTATAGGTGAAGAAGAAATTATTAGCTTCAAAACAGAATTTAAAAAATTATTGGATAAGGTAGATTTAATTGTTGCATCAGGAAGTATTCCTAAAGGTATAAAAAAAGATTTTTATAATGAATTAATAATGTTAGCTAATGAAAAAAGTGTAAAATTTATTTTTGATGCTAGTGGGGAAACACTTGTTGAAGGTATAAAAGCTAAGCCATATCTTATAAAACCTAATAGAGAAGAACTTGAAACAATAACTAAAAAGAAAATAGAAACTATAGATGATATTATAAATGCTTCTAGAGAATTGATGAGTTTGGGAGCTAAAAATGTAGCCGTATCATTAGGGTCAAAAGGAATGTTATTTGTATCAAAAAATGATATTTACAAAGTTAAAGTTCCTAAAATAACAGCAGTTAATGCGGTTGGTTCAGGGGATAGTACAGTAGCTGGATTTGCTACTGGAATCTCAAGAAATTATGAACTTATAAAAACTTTAAAACTTGCAAATGCCTGTGGAGTATCTAATACATTAGAAAAAGAAACAGGTGTAATTAATGAAGAAAAAATTAATGATATAATGGATAGCATTTCAATAGAAAAATTATTCTAA
- a CDS encoding aldose 1-epimerase family protein: MINIINNEFLSVAVKTHGAELCSVKSLKSNKEYIWQADEKYWNKHAPILFPIIGFLKNNEYQYNGSTYTLSKHGFARDLDFELVEKKRDKLVYILKYNEDILKKYPFKFELYVIYTLEENKLNVVYEVRNKDNKEMYFSIGAHPAFNCNMEDGNRYIEFEKEENLNTYIINMQSGLLEHNTSSILKNKKILPLNYDLFNQDTLVFKGIKSNHLFIMDSNAKENLKVTFKHFPYLTFWSPKAPFLCIEAWYGIPDFVDSNNKLQEKIGIEKLESEKIFKCNYTIETI; encoded by the coding sequence ATGATAAATATTATAAATAATGAATTTTTAAGTGTAGCCGTAAAAACTCATGGAGCAGAACTTTGTAGTGTAAAATCATTAAAAAGTAATAAAGAATATATATGGCAAGCAGATGAAAAGTATTGGAATAAGCATGCGCCTATACTTTTCCCAATAATAGGATTTTTAAAAAATAATGAATATCAATATAATGGAAGTACGTATACTTTGAGTAAACATGGATTTGCTAGAGATTTAGATTTTGAATTAGTCGAAAAAAAACGAGACAAACTAGTATATATATTAAAGTATAATGAAGATATCTTAAAAAAGTATCCATTTAAATTTGAGTTATATGTTATATATACTTTGGAAGAAAATAAATTAAATGTTGTTTATGAAGTAAGAAATAAAGATAATAAAGAAATGTATTTTTCTATAGGAGCACATCCTGCTTTTAATTGCAATATGGAAGATGGAAATAGATATATTGAATTTGAAAAAGAAGAAAATTTAAATACATATATTATAAATATGCAAAGTGGTCTTTTAGAACATAATACAAGTTCAATATTAAAAAATAAAAAAATATTACCGTTAAATTATGATTTATTTAATCAAGATACCCTAGTGTTTAAAGGTATTAAATCTAATCATTTATTTATCATGGATAGTAATGCAAAGGAAAATTTAAAAGTAACCTTTAAACATTTTCCATACCTCACTTTTTGGAGCCCTAAAGCACCTTTCCTTTGCATTGAAGCATGGTATGGTATTCCTGATTTTGTAGACTCAAATAATAAATTACAAGAAAAAATAGGTATAGAGAAATTAGAAAGTGAAAAAATATTTAAGTGTAATTATACTATAGAAACAATTTAG
- the ltrA gene encoding group II intron reverse transcriptase/maturase produces the protein MNNSNKLQRKQTTQYRGRLVEVEVELQGKRGAQSNNLALAKGERENNVVDDTNNLLEKVLARENMLKAMKRVVANRGSHGIDGMRVDELRGFIIKNWLTIKQKLLEGRYKPSPVRRVEIPKPDGGIRLLGIPTVLDRLIQQALAQELNKIYDPTFSDNSYGFRPNKSAKQAILKSRQYINERHKWVVDIDLEKFFDKVNHDILMERLSRRIKDKRVLKLIRNYLKSGIMINGLKVKSDKGTPQGGPLSPILANIMLDEVDKELEKRGHRFCRFADDCNIYVKSKKAGLRVMASIRKILEGLLKLKVNENKSAVDFVTRRKFLGFSFYFAKGGANIRIHEKSYKRFTNKIRKLTNRNKGISMEYRVYMINQLTIGWINYFGIAKANAKIQKIDSWIRRRLRSCIWKQWKKVKTRGRNLIKLGLPTYKAWEYANTRKGYWRISKSPILDTILNNKYIENLGYKSISKRYQLIHNS, from the coding sequence TTGAATAATTCAAATAAATTACAAAGAAAGCAGACAACTCAATATAGAGGTCGCCTTGTGGAAGTAGAAGTGGAACTTCAAGGTAAACGAGGGGCGCAGAGTAATAATTTGGCGTTAGCAAAGGGAGAAAGAGAAAACAATGTAGTAGATGATACTAATAATCTACTTGAAAAGGTTTTAGCTAGAGAAAATATGCTAAAAGCTATGAAAAGAGTAGTTGCCAATAGAGGAAGTCATGGTATTGATGGTATGAGAGTCGATGAACTTCGAGGGTTTATTATCAAAAATTGGCTAACAATTAAGCAAAAGTTATTAGAAGGAAGGTATAAACCTTCACCAGTTAGGAGAGTGGAAATACCAAAACCTGACGGTGGAATTAGATTGCTTGGAATACCTACTGTACTTGATAGATTAATACAACAGGCATTAGCTCAAGAACTTAATAAAATTTATGACCCTACCTTTTCGGATAATAGCTATGGATTTAGACCAAATAAAAGTGCTAAACAAGCTATATTAAAATCAAGACAATATATCAATGAGAGGCATAAATGGGTTGTTGATATAGACTTAGAAAAATTCTTTGATAAAGTTAACCATGATATATTAATGGAAAGACTTTCAAGAAGAATAAAGGACAAAAGGGTACTTAAACTAATTAGAAATTATCTTAAATCTGGAATAATGATAAATGGATTGAAGGTAAAATCAGATAAAGGTACACCGCAAGGTGGTCCATTAAGCCCAATACTTGCTAATATTATGCTTGATGAAGTAGATAAAGAACTTGAGAAAAGAGGTCATAGATTTTGCCGATTTGCAGATGACTGCAACATTTATGTCAAAAGTAAAAAGGCAGGATTAAGAGTTATGGCAAGTATAAGAAAAATACTTGAAGGTTTATTAAAACTTAAAGTTAATGAAAATAAAAGTGCAGTAGATTTTGTGACGAGAAGAAAATTTCTTGGATTTTCATTCTATTTTGCAAAAGGCGGAGCCAATATAAGAATACATGAAAAGTCATATAAAAGATTCACAAATAAAATAAGAAAATTAACAAACCGTAATAAAGGTATAAGTATGGAATATAGAGTTTATATGATTAACCAATTAACGATTGGATGGATTAATTACTTTGGAATAGCGAAAGCTAACGCTAAAATACAAAAAATAGATAGTTGGATAAGAAGAAGGTTAAGGAGTTGTATTTGGAAACAATGGAAAAAGGTTAAAACTAGAGGACGAAACCTCATAAAACTAGGTCTTCCGACCTATAAAGCATGGGAATATGCAAATACAAGAAAAGGCTATTGGAGAATATCCAAAAGCCCAATTCTTGATACAATCTTAAACAACAAATATATTGAAAATCTTGGTTACAAAAGTATATCTAAAAGATATCAGCTAATACATAATTCTTAA